In Trichoderma breve strain T069 chromosome 4, whole genome shotgun sequence, the following proteins share a genomic window:
- a CDS encoding maoC like domain-containing protein, which produces MKSRPAKVIRDYLVPMPSHLLTTTLSDLLHTPLASGSSMVMEGRSLPQGHHLVYFPLQTPASRLASDGADQDHAPDEQFTKRLWAGGEVRFGERKLVLDGRPWVCKEEIGDVRVKGEGWDEKVFVDVWRRYGLGHDGGVGEWDIEERRTLVFMRQTEHKDQVSSGRLVKYAHTPAYSATLIPTPTHLFHFSALTYNAHSIHIDPLYAKSQDGHRALLVHGPLSLALMLRVLNDHVTSKEGGGAGVVKSIAYRNYAPLYVGEEMKVCVRRTKSDAAKEEEEWDVWVEGPEGGLAIKGSVVVDAKKANMP; this is translated from the exons ATGAAGAGCAGACCAGCAAAAGTCATCCGTGACTATCTAGTTCCCATGCCGTCCCACCTACTCACAACAACGCTATCAGACCTCTTGCACACACCGCTCGCCTCAGGGTCGTCAATGGTGATGGAAGGCAGAAGTTTACCGCAGGGCCATCACTTGGTGTATTTCCCGTTACAAACGCCCGCCTCGAGGCTTGCTAGCGATGGAGCAGATCAGGATCATGCGCCTGATGAGCAGTTTACGAAAAGACTGTGGGCTGGGGGAGAGGTCCGTTTTGGGGAGAGGAAGTTGGTGCTTGATGGGAGGCCGTGGGTTTGTAAGGAGGAGATTGGTGATGTGAGAGTTAAGGGGGAGGGATGGGATGAGAAGGTGTTTGTTGATGTGTGGAGGAGGTATGGTTTGGGGCATGATGGGGGTGTTGGGGAGTGGGATATTGAAGAGAGGAGGACGTTGGTGTTTATGCGCCAGACGGAGCATAAAGATCAGGTGTCGAGTGGACGGCTCGTCAAGT ATGCTCACACGCCCGCCTACTCGGCTACTCTCATCCCCACGCCAACGCacctcttccatttctcaGCTCTCACATACAATGCCCATTCCATCCATATAGATCCTCTCTACGCAAAATCTCAGGACGGGCACCGAGCGCTGCTCGTTCACGGGCCGCTGTCGTTGGCGCTCATGCTTCGTGTCTTGAATGATCATGTTACCTCCAAagagggcggcggcgcaggAGTGGTCAAGTCTATTGCGTATAGGAATTATGCGCCGCTGTATGTGggcgaggagatgaaggttTGTGTGAGACGGACGAAGAGTGATGCggcaaaagaggaagaggaatggGATGTGTGGGTTGAAGGGCCTGAGGGGGGTTTGGCTATTAAGGGTAGTGTGGTTGTGGATGCGAAGAAAGCGAATATGCCGTAG
- a CDS encoding dihydrodipicolinate synthetase family domain-containing protein: MASQTAPPPGVFVPVPTFFKSAANSSGALEPKVDIETQVAHTVFLAKAGITGLTILGSTGEAIHLSRKERADLVAGVRAGLNDAGFENYPIMAGVLTNSTEETLEWLEDYAAAGAQWGLVLAPGYFGKAVNQSNLIDWFTLVADRSPIPILIYNYPGVTNGLIAEPDTYRVLAKHPKVVGCKMSHGDVSYHVQVSNDPQIDHSAFRVYSGFGQQLGPIVLFGAAGVIDGLAAFYPKTVVRLMALANNTSFTEDALSEVRRLQFAVSRAEEFIGKTGIIGIREGIIRKTGLGALEGGRLPLKGRLPEENWTALHKLYLSDIEQIENTL; this comes from the exons ATGGCCTCTCAGACGGCACCGCCGCCAGGCGTTTTTGTCCCGGTCCCAACCTTTTTCAAATCAGCTGCCAATTCGAGCGGTGCTCTCGAGCCCAAGGTCGACATCGAAACTCAGGTGGCTCACACCGTGTTTCTGGCCAAGGCTGGCATCACGGGCTTAACCATCCTCGGATCAACGGGCGAggccatccatctctcccgGAAGGAGAGAGCCGACCTCGTTGCCGGAGTTCGGGCTGGGCTGAACGATGCTGGCTTCGAAAATTATCCGATAATGGCTGGGGTGCTTACAAACAGCACCGAAGAGACGCTCGAATGGCTGGAGGACTacgcagcagctggagcccaGTGGGGGTTGGTCCTGGCGCCTGGCTATTTCGGAAAGGCTGTTAATCAAAGTAACCTTATTGACTGGTTTACTTTGGTTGCAGATCGCAGCCCGATCCCCATTTTGAT ATACAACTATCCGGGGGTAACGAATGGGCTTATCGCGGAACCGGATACTTACAGAGTACTGGCTAAGCACCCGAAAGTCGTCGGATGTAAAAT GTCGCACGGAGATGTTTCTTACCACGTCCAAGTATCCAATGACCCTCAGATCGATCACAGCGCATTCAGGGTGTACAGCGGTTtcggccagcagcttggTCCGATTGTTCTGTTTGGCGCCGCGGGTGTGATTGATGGTCTGGCTGCCTTTTATCCCAAGACGGTAGTCAGGCTCATGGCTCTGGCAAACAATACATCTTTCACGGAAGATGCCCTGAGCGAGGTTCGACGACTACAATTTGCGGTTAGCCGTGCCGAAGAGTTTATTGGGAAGACTGGAATCATTGGTATCCGTGAGGGTATCATCCGTAAGACTGGGCTGGGAGCTCTTGAGGGTGGTAGACTGCCACTGAAGGGCAGACTGCCGGAAGAAAACTGGACAGCGCTGCACAAGCTGTACCTGTCGGATATTGAACAGATAGAAAACACATTGTAA
- a CDS encoding dak1 domain-containing protein gives MVRSFYDNTEALVLDGLESIALLRSDISLDQATKTVWLHDRKSSQVALISGGGAGHEPAHAGYVGDGMLTAAVSGFVFASPSVAQILSAITRVAGPAGVLLIIKNYTGDVFHFRLAAEKARVALGIPVEVLTVGDDVSVGRRKSGKVGRRGLAGTVLVHKILGTCSRDTGAQLSKLLELGNEVVSNLVTAGVSLEHVQIPGRDAIPAAVDDQVELGMGIHNEPGCLLLNPRPPLADIINMMLDQLLDTKDEDRAYVNFADAQHVVLMVNNLGGLSPLEFGGITGKVIQAFKTRNIVPTLVLSGTYMTSLNGPGFSITLLKATSEMVGYLEAPTNAAGWGALNVSRLHDKPPTEAVAQINLEDGHAKAVESSGIAFDTATFKRVILRSCQNVIDAEPLITQYDTLVGDGDCGVTLSRGARAAMSRVDEISDPNDVVSTINKLAGIMETDLDGTSGAIYSIFFTALAAELRATTSSSMSHEAWVQAANRSLEKLQQATPARQGDRTLMDALEPFIKSLVQGKSLADAVAAAKAGMEATKGMKASLGRAVYVPENVWDQVPDPGAYGVFCILEGLEAATHE, from the exons ATGGTAAGAAGCTTCTATGACAACACCGAGGCCTTAGTCCTCGACGGGCTTGAGTCAATTGCCCTGCTCAGGTCAGACATTTCTCTAGACCAAGCAACAAAAA CCGTCTGGTTGCATGACCGTAAAAGCTCTCAGGTTGCACTGATATCCGGAGGAGGGGCTGGCCATGAGCCTGCCCATGCGGGATACGTCGGAGATGGAATGCTAACGGCTGCTGTTTCTGGATTTGTGTTTGCCTCTCCCAGCGTTGCACAAATCTTATCCGCAATAACCAGAGTTGCTGGACCAGCCGGAGTGCTGCTCATTATCAAGAACTATACTGGCGATGTATTTCACTTTCGACTGGCGGCTGAGAAAGCCCGGGTTGCTCTTGGAATTCCAGTCGAAGTACTGactgttggtgatgatgtatCTGTCGGTCGTCGCAAGAGTGGAAAAGTTGGGCGTCGTGGACTTGCAGGAACAGTGCTTGTTCACAAAATCTTGGGAACCTGCAGCCGGGATACCGGTGCACAGCTTTCCAAGCTATTGGAGCTAGGAAACGAGGTTGTTTCGAATCTCGTCACCGCAGGAGTGTCACTAGAGCACGTCCAGATCCCTGGCAGAGACGCAATTCCCGCAGCCGTTGACGATCAAGTCGAGCTTGGAATGGGAATTCATAACGAACCAGGCTGTCTCCTTCTAAACCCCCGACCGCCGCTGGCAGACATCATTAATATGATGCTGGATCAGCTTCTAGACACCAAGGATGAGGATAGAGCATATGTTAACTTTGCCGATGCCCAGCATGTCGTCTTGATGGTCAACAACTTGGGTGGCCTTTCTCCCCTCGAATTTGGTGGCATCACCGGTAAAGTCATTCAAGCATTCA AAACCCGCAATATTGTGCCTACTCTCGTTCTCTCCGGGACATACATGACGAGCTTGAACGGCCCGGGTTTTAGCATTACGCTTCTAAAGGCAACGTCAGAGATGGTTGGATACTTGGAAGCCCCTACCAATGCAGCTGGATGGGGAGCTCTCAATGTCAGCCGCTTACATGACAAGCCTCCTACCGAAGCAGTTGCTCAGATCAACTTGGAAGATGGCCACGCGAAGGCTGTCGAGTCATCTGGCATAGCAT TTGACACTGCAACCTTCAAACGCGTAATCCTCCGATCATGTCAGAATGTCATCGACGCAGAGCCACTCATTACCCAATATGACACTCTCGTAGGAGATGGCGACTGCGGAGTGACCTTATCACGAGGTGCAAGAGCCGCGATGAGTCGCGTGGATGAAATATCCGATCCAAACGATGTGGTCAGCACAATAAACAAATTAGCCGGCATCATGGAAACCGATCTTGACGGAACTTCCGGAGCCATATatagcatcttcttcacggCATTAGCTGCGGAATTGCGTGCAACGACATCGAGCTCTATGAGCCACGAAGCTTGGGTTCAAGCAGCGAATAGGTCTCTTGAGAAGTTGCAGCAGGCCACACCCGCTCGACAGGGTGATAGAACACTTATGGATGCGCTGGAACCGTTCATCAAGTCTTTGGTACAAGGAAAATCGCTCGCTGATGCGGTTGCCGCGGCGAAAGCTGGTATGGAGGCTACAAAGGGCATGAAGGCGTCTTTAGGACGTGCCGTATATGTGCCAGAGAATGTATGGGATCAGGTACCAGATCCTGGAGCGTATGGAGTTTTCTGTATTTTGGAAGGACTTGAAGCCGCAACTCATGAGTGA
- a CDS encoding mycolic acid cyclopropane synthetase domain-containing protein, producing MSKPTSVTGSESEFEFIETPKATAPTFEKEEDCGVRTTKYPAIKNAPLPADGPGSDSFNNKILLSILGGVPFWLMWKVGGGLKTFIFFALIIDLPILAGWWLTISAISPRKTDKAKFPGRPVEYYLDFKKEADRLKYRGTNKIPMETFHEMYFDGDVDFKGDCLEVMEYRHDWASFRFTVSLIKYFLLGMIPELIMHTRSQDEEQVRDHYDRGDDFYGWFLGPRMIYTSGIISDINSEETLEQLQDNKLTVVCEKIELKKDERLLDIGCGWGTLARFASENYGAKVTGITLGRNQTAWGNSAMRKVGIPEEQSKILCMDYRDIPVPEGRYNKITCLEMAEHVGVRHFSTFLTQVYNMLDDDGVFFLQIAGLRKAWQYEDLIWGLFMNKYVFPGADASTPLGWVIDKLEGAGFEVKGVDTIGVHYSSTLWKWYRNWMGNRDKVEAKYGKRWFRIWEYFLAYSTIAARQGTATCFQIVLVKNINSTHRVEGIPSQFALSGAYDNSEADIKSWATKNNVTSSTAYIS from the exons ATGTCTAAGCCCACGAGCGTGACGGGCAGCGAGAGCGAGTTCGAGTTCATCGAGACTCCCAAGGCTACTGCCCCTACCtttgagaaggaagaggacTGCGGCGTCCGCACCACCAAG TACCCTGCCATCAAGAATGCACCCCTCCCAGCAGATGGACCGGGTTCCGACTCTTTCAACAACAAGatcttgctctccatcttggGAGGCGTTCCTTTCTGGTTGATGTGGAAGGTGGGCGGTGGCCTCAagaccttcatcttcttcgctctcATCATTGATCTGCCCATCTTGGCAGGATGGTGGCTCACCATCTCCGCCATCTCCCCTCGTAAGACggacaaggccaagttccCTGGCCGCCCCGTTGAGTACTACCTGGACTTCAAGAAGGAAGCCGACCGTCTCAAGTACCGTGGCACCAACAAGATCCCCATGGAGACCTTCCACGAGATGTACTTTGACGGTGACGTCGACTTCAAGGGCGACTGCCTCGAGGTTATGGAGTACCGCCACGACTGGGCCAGCTTCCGTTTCACCGTCAGCCTCATCAAGTACTTTTTGCTGGGCATGATCCCCGAGCTCATCATGCACACTCGCTCCCAGG ATGAGGAACAGGTTCGAGACCACTATGACCGCGGCGATGACTTTTACGGCTGGTTCCTCGGTCCTCGCATGATCTACACCTCTGGTATCATCTCTGACATCAACTCCGAGGAGACTCTGGAGCAGCTCCAGGACAACAAATTGACTGTTGTCTGCGAGAAGATTGAGCTCAAGAAAGACGAGAGACTGCTGGACATTGGCTGCGGCTGGGGCACCCTCGCCCGTTTCGCCAGCGAGAACTACGGCGCCAAGGTTACTGGTATCACTCTTGGTCGCAACCAAACTGCCTGGGGCAACAGCGCTATGCGCAAGGTTGGCATCCCCGAGGAGCAGAGCAAGATTCTGTGCATGGACTACCGTGATATTCCCGTCCCCGAGGGCCGCTACAACAAGATCACCTGTCTTGAGATGGCTGAGCACGTCGGTGTCCGTCACTTCTCGACTTTCCTCACCCAGGTTTACAACAtgcttgatgacgatggtgtcttcttcctccagaTCGCTGGTCTCCGAAAGGCGTGGCAGTATGAGGATCTCATCTGGGGTCTCTTCATGAACAAATATGTCTTCCctggtgctgatgcttcCACTCCTCTCGGCTGGGTCATTGACAAGCTGGAGGGCGCTGGCTTCGAGGTCAAGGGTGTTGACACTATTGGCGTTCACTACTCTTCTACTCTTTGGAAATGGTACCGCAACTGGATGGGCAACCGTGACAAGGTTGAGGCCAAGTACGGCAAGCGATGGTTCCGC ATCTGGGAGTACTTCTTGGCTTACTCCACTATTGCTGCCCGACAGGGTACCGCTACCTGCTTCCAGATTGTGCTGGTGAAGAACATCAACTCCACCCACCGTGTTGAGGGTATCCCCAGCCAGTTCGCCCTTTCTGGAGCTTATGACAACTCCGAGGCCGACATCAAGTCCTGGGCCACCAAGAACAACGTCACTTCCTCCACCGCCTACATCTCGTAG
- a CDS encoding alpha galactosidase A domain-containing protein — protein MLSKGALAVAVSAIVVEAIDNGLARTPQMGWNNWNSFGCDVSEHLLLDHAKLITEYGLQDLGYEYVVLDDCWSDGRDSKGKLIEDKKKFPRGMGAVADDLHAQGFLFGMYSSAGELTCARYAGSLDHEMDDAQSFADWGVDYLKYDNCYHMGRFGTPLISFERFNKMAEALKATGKNIFYSLCNWGEDYSYSWAASIGNSWRIFGDIYDSFARPDDLCSCNDPANPACIAPGTHCSVLAIINRVVPYIDRGLPGGWNDLDMLEVGHGGQTEEEYRAHFTIWAALKAPLLLGTDLRKWSGSDLAIVTNPAVIAINQDPRGRAVQRIRRNFNVPKDEWGVGETHIWSGPLANGDQILIFLNFADEDLDMGATLEEIFLTNGVGGTAPQNKQDWAVHDLWGKTGGAMSNEDAQSILDTDSAEGRKQKLQKLGWYNSTELSYAEGLKREDPRLFGERVDTIKSGGRFDVRVPRHAGKAFRLRSLSGEKIKQKSHLKKDEL, from the exons ATGTTATCCAAAGGTGCGCTGGCTGTCGCGGTCTCGGCGATTGTCGTAGAGGCAATCGACAATGGCCTTGCAAGAACCCCGCAGATGGGATGG AACAACTGGAATTCTTTTGGTTGTGACGTCTCTGAGCATCTGCTGCTTGACCACGCCAAGCTCATCACAGAGTATGGCCTTCAAGACTTGGGATATGAGTATGTTGTGCTAGACGATTGCTGGTCCGATGGACGTGACAGCAAGGGCAAGCTCAttgaagacaagaagaagttcCCGCGTGGAATGGGTGCTGTCGCGGATGATTTGCATGCTCAGGGCTTCTTGTTCGGCATGTACTCGAGTGCTGGTGAACTGACTTGCGCACGATATG CTGGTTCGTTGGAtcatgagatggatgatgccCAAAGCTTTGCGGATTGGGGTGTTGATTACCTCAAATACGACAACTGCTACCACATGGGTCGCTTCGGCACCCCTCTTATTTCATTTGAGCGCTTCAACAAGATGGCGGAGGCTCTCAAAGCCACGGGAAAGAACATCTTCTACAGTCTTTGCAACTGGGGTGAAGATTATTCCTACAGC TGGGCTGCGTCTATTGGTAACTCATGGCGCATTTTTGGTGATATTTATGATTCTTTTGCTCGCCCGGATGATCTTTGCTCTTGCAATGATCCCGCCAACCCGGCTTGCATTGCCCCTGGCACCCATTGCTCGGtgctcgccatcatcaaccgcGTCGTGCCTTACATTGATCGCGGTCTCCCCGGTGGATGGAACGATCTTGACATGCTCGAGGTTGGCCACGGCGGCCAGACCGAAGAAGAGTACCGAGCTCACTTCACAATCTGGGCTGCTCTGAAGgctcccctcctcctcggcacTGATCTTCGCAAGTGGTCAGGCTCTGACCTTGCTATTGTCACCAACCCCGCCGTTATCGCCATCAACCAGGACCCCCGAGGCCGCGCCGTTCAGCGTATCCGACGCAACTTCAACGTCCCCAAGGACGAGTGGGGTGTTGGCGAGACTCACATCTGGAGCGGCCCCCTTGCCAACGGAGACCagatcctcatcttcctcaactTTGCCGACGAGGATCTTGACATGGGCGCCACTCTTGAGGAAATCTTCCTCACCAACGGTGTCGGCGGTACCGCTCCCCAGAACAAGCAGGACTGGGCCGTCCACGACCTTTGGGGCAAGACCGGCGGTGCCATGAGCAACGAGGATGCCCAGTCCATCCTCGACACCGACAGCGCCGAGGGacggaagcagaagctccagaAGCTGGGATGGTACAATTCCACCGAGCTTTCCTATGCCGAGGGCTTGAAGCGCGAGGACCCCCGGTTGTTTGGTGAGCGTGTCGACACCATCAAGTCTGGTGGCCGTTTTGACGTGCGCGTGCCCCGACATGCCGGCAAGGCTTTCCGTCTGCGTAGCTTGAGCGGCGAGAAGATTAAGCAGAAGAGCCAcctcaagaaggatgagCTGTAA
- a CDS encoding type I phosphodiesterase / nucleotide pyrophosphatase domain-containing protein, translating to MPPKSSKPADGLDYKAISKQFAKARAAREAREARDAEAKEKGLPTEKEQTEILERQRELLNTKRQKAYERRWWWTAAFWTWLLAVHAVGIWLFASGFLLTRLVLDDKSSCAAPPQFDRAVVILIDALRYDFTVPEDPAAAHAFHNSFPFLYDTAVKAPQNAFLRPFIADPPTTTLQRLKGLTTGTLPTFIDAGSNFAGTAIDEDNLLMQLRESGKKIAHLGDDTWWSLFPEYFEPNISKAYDSFNVWDLHTVDNGVIDNIFPLLESSKDGQWDLLIGHCLGVDHAGHRYGPDHSAMTAKLQQMNEFVTKVAGSIDDDTLLIVMGDHGMDGKGDHGGESDDEVEAALWMYSKRPVFGRTSPEYAVPPATAKIRPVNQIDLVPTLALLLGIPIPYNNLGKPIEEAFAGQKGNDWANLEAVSRLASAGIERYRQSYFKARGIKQTVEPGSPAALWAAANVAGLGHKDAYNYLTEFENETLQVYKGLWARFDVPRMVAGVFVTAVGLVMLVMYSSKPADEEFVVANDAELDYAERRLELMNLNHEDQEVHPDQHFHRSLLGGLADARVLFVVGVLIAVGLYRRQPMDGLAALVVTLLITGVISALSTSGRSILNILPRTFWGWLSVVLTLSHSIGFASNSYTIWEDSILLFFIATFGVAALISSFRIESKVDRTMAIYHTVTFIIIGRLASYSKLCREEQMPYCTSTYYASVTSSTSAPWQLAIPFAVFLILPDVIKAFLMPSKSYEGLAPTWIGYAFRGGLFLSALYWTIDAANNGGWLADRLSESTLKSAGVYLAQVILALSLIAGSTSFAWAPPNISILSTSAKTGQLVTILGYGNAMGARYLFLPLNFLAACILVTKPMGSGALALMMWQILCLAEIIDLNQLKAESIGPVMLAILGNFYFFKTGHQAVLSSIQWDSAFIPLFSIRYPWSPLVVALNTFAGQILAAVSVPLIVLWKVGPKQRGILETTARALGVFIAYFAVEALTTMSWAGWLRRHLMLYRVFCPRFMLAALLLVVMDLVGVLVALTGVRSNTLAVCEVFGWAE from the exons ATGCCTCCAAAGAGCTCCAAGCCGGCCGACGGCCTCGACTACAAGGCCATTTCAAAGCAGTTTGCAAAGGCCAGGGCGGCCAGGGAGGCTCGGGAAGCTCGGGACGCCGAggccaaagaaaagggcctGCCGACGGAAAAGGAACAGACGGAGATTCTAGAGCGGCAGCgcgagctgctcaacaccaagcgGCAAAAGGCCTACgagcggcggtggtggtggacgGCGGCCTTTTGGACGTGGCTGCTGGCTGTTCACGCTGTTGGAATCTGGCTGTTTGCGAGCGGTTTCCTGCTGACGAGGCTCGTGCTCGACGACAAGTCCAGCTGTGCGGCGCCCCCG CAGTTTGACCGGGCTGTGGTGATTCTGATTGACGCCCTGCGCTACGATTTCACCGTTCCAGAGGatccggcggcggcgcatgCCTTCCACAACTCGTTTCCCTTCTTGTACGACACGGCTGTCAAAGCGCCCCAGAATGCGTTCCTGCGGCCCTTCATTGCGGAcccgccgacgacgacgctgcAGCGGCTCAAGGGCTTGACGACGGGGACGCTGCCGACGTTTATCGATGCTGGGAGCAACTTTGCCGGAACTGCCATTGACGAGGACAATCTGTTGATGCAGCTGAGGGAGTCGGGCAAGAAGATTGCGCATCTCGGGGATGATACCTGGTGGTCCTTGTTCCCGGAGTATTTTGAGCCCAACATCAGCAAGGCGTACGACAGCTTCAATGTCTGGGACCTGCACACCGTCGACAATGGCGTCATTGACAACATCTTTCCGCTGCTGGAGTCGTCCAAGGACGGCCAGTGGGATCTTCTCATTGGTCACTGCTTGGGCGTGGACCATGCGGGACATCGTTATGGGCCTGACCACTCTGCTATGACGGCtaagctgcagcagatgaacGAGTTTGTGACTAAAGTTGCAGGATCTATTGACGATGATACGCTTCTGATTGTTATGGGTGATCACGGCATGGACGGAAAGGGGGACCATGGTGGAGAGAGTGacgatgaggttgaggcgGCTCTATGGATGTACTCGAAGCGACCTGTTTTCGGGAGAACCTCACCTGAATATGCTGTTCCGCCGGCTACTGCCAAGATTCGCCCTGTTAACCAGATTGATCTGGTGCCGACCCTTGCGCTGCTTCTGGGTATTCCTATTCCTTACAACAACCTCGGAAAGCCCATTGAGGAGGCTTTCGCGGGACAAAAGGGCAATGACTGGGCTAACTTGGAGGCCGTTTCGCGacttgcatctgctggaATCGAGAGGTATAGGCAGTCATACTTCAAGGCCCGTGGCATTAAGCAGACGGTGGAACCGGGCTCTCCCGCTGCTTTGTGGGCGGCGGCCAACGTTGCTGGGCTGGGCCACAAGGACGCTTACAATTATCTTACGGAATTCGAGAACGAGACCCTTCAGGTCTACAAGGGACTGTGGGCTCGATTCGACGTTCCCAGGATGGTAGCGGGTGTGTTTGTTACCGCCGTTGGCCTTGTGATGTTGGTCATGTACTCGTCAAAGCCTGCAGATGAGGAGTTTGTCGTGGCTAATGATGCTGAGCTCGACTACGCTGAGAGGCGGCTGGAGCTTATGAATCTGAATCACGAAGACCAGGAGGTGCACCCGGACCAGCATTTCCACCGAAGTCTCTTGGGTGGACTGGCCGACGCCCGAGTTCTCTTTGTCGTGGGAGTCTTGATTGCCGTAGGATTGTATCGCAGGCAACCTATGGATGGTCTCGCAGCTTTGGTAGTCACACTCTTGATTACTGGCGTCATTTCTGCCCTGTCTACCTCTGGCAGGTCGATTCTCAACATTCTTCCGCGCACGTTCTGGGGATGGCTGTCTGTTGTTCTTACTCTTAGCCACTCTATCGGATTCGCATCCAACTCGTACACAATCTGGGAAGACTCCATCCtactcttcttcattgcGACATTTGGCGTGGCTGCTCTGATATCCTCGTTCCGAATTGAATCAAAAGTGGACCGCACAATGGCCATCTACCACACCGTcacattcatcatcattgggCGATTGGCGTCGTACTCGAAGCTTTGCCGCGAGGAGCAGATGCCCTACTGTACTTCGACTTACTACGCTTCCGTCACGTCCTCTACGTCGGCCCCCTGGCAGCTTGCCATTCCTTTTgccgtcttcctcatccttcCCGATGTCATCAAGGCGTTCTTGATGCCGTCCAAGTCATATGAGGGCCTGGCTCCTACGTGGATCGGATACGCTTTCCGTggcggcctcttcctctccgccTTGTACTGGACTATTGATGCCGCTAACAACGGGGGGTGGCTCGCTGATAGGCTCTCCGAGAGCACGCTCAAGTCGGCTGGTGTCTACTTGGCCCAGGTGATCCTGGCACTATCCCTTATCGCTGGATCGACATCGTTTGCCTGGGCGCCGccaaacatctccatcttgtcGACGTCTGCCAAGACGGGACAGCTGGTAACTATTCTCGGCTACGGCAACGCCATGGGCGCTCGCTATCTCTTCCTGCCGCTCAACTTCCTCGCGGCATGCATCCTCGTCACCAAGCCCATGGGATCAGGTGCTTTGGCCCTCATGATGTGGCAGATTCTCTGCCTGGCCGAGATTATCGATCTcaaccagctcaaggccGAGTCCATCGGCCCCGTGATGCTCGCCATCCTAGGCAACTTTTACTTCTTCAAGACGGGCCACCAAGCCGTCCTCTCCAGCATCCAATGGGACAGCGCCTTCATcccgctcttctccatccgcTACCCCTGGTCCCCTCTCGTCGTCGCGCTCAACACTTTCGCGGGCCAGATCCTCGCCGCCGTGTCGGTGCCGCTCATCGTCCTGTGGAAGGTCGGGCCGAAGCAGCGCGGCATCCTCGAGACGACGGCCCGCGCGCTGGGGGTGTTTATCGCGTATTTCGCGGTTGAGgcgttgacgacgatgagttGGGCGGGGTGGTTGAGGAGGCATTTGATGCTGTATAGGGTGTTTTGTCCGAGGTTTATGCTTGCTGctttgttgttggttgttaTGGATTTGGTGGGGGTTTTGGTTGCTTTGACGGGGGTGAGGAGTAATACCTTGGCGGTGTGCGAGGTATTTGGATGGGCGGAGTAA